From Tubulanus polymorphus chromosome 9, tnTubPoly1.2, whole genome shotgun sequence, a single genomic window includes:
- the LOC141911377 gene encoding pi/alpha-stichotoxin-Hmg5b-like — translation MYKTLFIALALFMVIGAFAAEEIEVEKRGIPCSCHGKPATYWLLGPPSHICCPLFIGRCCLN, via the exons ATGTACAAGACTCTGTTCATCGCCTTGGCCTTGTTTATGGTCATCGGAGCCTTTGCCGCAGAAG AGATTGAAGTTGAAAAGAGAGGAATTCCTTGCTCCTGTCATGGAAAGCCGGCAACCTACTGGCTGCTGGGTCCACCTAGCCATATTTGTTGTCCATTGTTTATAGGCAGGTGCTGCCTCAACTAA